The genomic interval ACCCCAGAAGCGTCGAGACTTCGCTCAGACGGCCAAGGCCCTGACCGAACACACACCCAGCCCGAACCCGTCACCACGCACATGTCCACCCACACCCCCGACCCCAAGCGTCACCGATGTCCTGACACAGAACTGCCACCGACGTCCTGAGACATCACAACATCCAGCGCAAACTGTGGTTGCCCTATCGGCCCGTCGACGGTGTCGTCGACGCCCTGTGGTTGCTCGGCGACGACGCTGCACCGGACGGCCTGTTCGGCAAGCTGATCGAGACGTGGGGCAGGTCAGTGGGCTGGTTCCTCGCAGGCCTGAGTGATCCCCACCTCGATGAGGAGAAGGACGGGGCTCCTCGCGTGGGATCCCCACCCATCCGATGATGAAGGCGAGGGCGACGCAGACGGGGGTGGCCCAGACGGGGGCGAGGATCGACCAGCTTCCCAGCAGGCTCGACAGCAGCGAGCCGACGACGATCGACAGCTGGATGGCCCCCGAGAAGGCGCTCATGCCCGCCACCCGGCTCCTCTCGTCCGGGGTGATCTCGGCGATGAGGGTCTGACCGGTCGGCGGGATCGCGGAGACCGCGGAGCCGAAGAAGGGACCGCGGGCGAGGACGATGACGGCGGCGGCCGCCCCCGCGCCCAGTACCCCCGCCGAGCGCAGCGCGACGGCCAGGGCGAACAATGTGCCGGCGATGAGCGCCAGGCCGAGGGATGCGAGCATGACGCGGCGCCTACCCCAGGCGACGGACCGGCGCCCCCAGAACTGTGAGAGGACCGTGACGAACAGGGCGGCGCAGGAGATCGCCAGGCCCACGATCCACTCGGCCAGGCCGAGGGCGCGCGACAGGGGCGCGATCGACGCGTTGAGCATGTTCTGTCCGATGTAGACGAACAGGCATGCGGCAAGCAGAGCCCTGAGCGTGGGGTTGGAGAGGATGGGGGAGCGGGCGGAGCCGAGATCGGGTCTGCCGGGTCTGCCGGGTCGTAAAGCCGAGGTCACCGGGGTACCTCAACGACGCCGGTAGTGGTCCACGCGCCAGGCGGCGTCCCCGGAGACGGGCCGCCAGGCACCGGGGGCGTCGGAGAGGGGACCGCCCGCAACCCAGTGTCCCTGCGGGCCAGCGCCGGCGGCGACGTCGGGCACGCGCACCAGAGCGTCCGGACTGAGGCCCCGTGCACGAACCGTCGCAGCGGCGTCGACGTCGATGACGGAGACGAGGAGCTCGTCCAGCGCCTCCGCCTCAAGGGCCTGGCGGTACACGGAGCCGCCGCCGATGACCCACAGGCGCGGCAGCGCGCGATAGACGTCTTGGCGAGGGTCCTCACCCAGCCCGGCAAGGAGCTCAGCGCCGCGGTCAAGCCCCTCGGCGAGCGTTGGCACGGCGCAGGCGACGCCGTCGGCCCCCCAGTGCTCGCGGCGGGTGAGGACCACGCTCAGACGCCCCGGCAGGCTGGCACCCAGGGAGTCCCAGGTGGTGCGCCCCATGAGGACGACGCCGCCGGTGGTCGCCGCCTTGAAGTGGCGGAAGTCGGCGGGCACGTGCCAGAGCATGTCGCCGTCGGCACCGATGATGCCGGCACGGTCCTGCGCCCAGACGGCGCCGACGCGCACCGGTGCCCGCGACGCGGACCGCGTGCTCATACGGCCACCGGCGCTTTGATCGCAGGGTGGTGCCGGTAACCGTCGGAGGCGTCGATGGAGTCCATCGTGTAGGCGTCGATGGAGCTGGCCGGCTCCAGCCGCAGAGTCGGGAAGGGGTAGGCCTGGGGCACGCGTGAGAGCTGCTCACGGACCTGCTCGACGTGGTTGTCGTAGATGTGGCAGTCCCCGCCGGTCCACACGAGCTCGCCGGGCTCCAGCCCGGCCTGCTGGGCGAGCATGTGCGTGAGCAGCGCGTAGGAGGCGATGTTGAAGGGCACTCCGAGGAAGAGGTCGGCGCTGCGCTGGTAGATCTGCAGGCTCAGACGACCGTCGGCGACGTAGCACTGGAAGAAGGCGTGGCAGGGGGCCAGCGCCATGCGGTCGAGCTCGGAGACGTTCCAGGCGGAGACGAGCATGCGCCGCGAGTCCGGGTCCCGCCGCAGCGTCTCGACGAGCGTGGTGATCTGGTCGATGGCGCCGCCGTCGCGGCTGGGCCAGGAGCGCCACTGCGCGCCGTAGACCGGACCGAGCTCGCCGTCGTCGTCGGCCCACTCGTCCCAGATGGAGATGCCCTGCTCCTGGAGCCAGCGCACGTTGGTCGCGCCCTGGAGGAACCACAACAGCTCACCCTTGACGGACTTCATCGCCACGAACTTCGTCGTCACGCGGGGAAAGCCCCGGCTCAGGTCGTAGCGCAACTGACGGGCGAAGAGCGAGCGGGTCCCCGTCCCGGTGCGGTCCCCCTTGGCGACCCCGTGCAGGAGGACGTCGGCCAGCAGCTCCTCGTAGGCGACATCGACGCCCTCGGGGGCCTCCAGGCCCATCTCGGCCAGGCAGGGGTAACGGTGAGTGGTCACGGGTGTCCTCCTCAGGCCTCGATGACCTCGTACACCACGACGTCGTCCTGCGCGGGACCCAGGGCGGCGCCCGCGCCCTCGATGATCTGGTTGGCCAGGGCCCGTCCACCGCTGAAGCCGATGGCGGCGCCGATGCCGAAGGGGACGAGCCGGCCCAGGGCGAGGGCCCCGCCCTTGACCGCGCTCCTCTTGGCCAGGCGCTTGACGAGCTGGGCGTTGATGGAGCGTGCCGTCGGCAGCGGCATCTGTGCCAGGGACTGTGCCGCCCAGTACAGGGTGGTCAGCCCGAGCGAGCCCTGGATCGCCTCAGCGCCTTCACGCCCCATGAGGGCGGACAGGACCAGGGCGCGGCGCCTCTCGGGCGTGACCAGGCGCAGGCCCTGCAGCTCGGCGACGGTGAGGATGTACTTGACGGCACTGGTGAGGAAGACGGTGGTCTGCCCCACGGTCAGGGCGGCAGCCGTGCCCGTGCCGACCGCAGGCAGGGCCGCGCTGGCGCCCACCGCTGCCGAGGTCAGTGCGGACTCGGTGCGGAAGCGCTCGGCCGCGAGCTCGACGAGCTCGGCCGTGTCCGCTCCGGGACGGTCGCGCCGCATCCGGGCGACGGTGTCCTCAATGCTGCGGGCAGGCACATTGATCGCCTTGTCGAGGGCACGCTCGAAGGCAGAGGCTCGCGTCTTGCTCATGCTCACTCCTGGTCCGTGCCTTGACAGGTGCTGGTCGTGGGCAAGGCGCAGCGCCTCAGTCCACGTCCTCGGGGTGGTCGTTCAGCAGGTGCAGGCGGACCTCGGCCCCCTTGGTGAGGGTATGGCCCACAGTACAGCTGCGCTCGATGGCGGCGTCGACCCGCTGGGAGAGCGTGGCGAGCTGGTCTCCGGTGAGGGCGGACAGGTCCGTGACGATCTGGACGTCCATGGCCTGGTAGCGCTCCTCCTCCTCGTGCTTCAGAGTCGCGCAGATGACGTTGGCCTCGAAGTCCTCTCCCAGGGCCTTGGCCAGGCGGTGGTCCGCGGAGAGCGTGTTGCAGGTCGCCAGGGCGATCTTGAGCAGCTCACCGGGCGAGAACTCGCCGGGGCCCGAGCCCACGCGCACCTCAGCCCCGCGGGCGTTGTGCCCGAGGTACTGGCGGGTGCCCGTGCGCTCCGCCCAGACGGAATTGGTCTCGGTGGGGGTGATGATGCTGGTGTCACTCATGGGCTGATCGTGGCACGAGCCTGTGACGGGAATCCAGGCATGAGCCCGGTCAGTGAGACGCCAGCCAGGCGGTGGCGCGCGCCTGCTCGTCCGCGACGACGGCATCCACGTGGCCCATCGCCCGGTCTTCCAGGGCACGTCCCACGAGCGGGACCGTGACGTCCAGGCTGAGGTCGAGCACCACGGTGGTGCGGGCGCCGTCGTCGGAGCTCATCGACCCGGTGGCCGCCACGTGCACCGGGGCGCCACTGATCTCAGCGCTCAGACGCCCCTCGCGACGGCCCCCGTCCCCCGGCTCTCCCCAGGACTCGGTCAGGGTCAGCGACAGGGGCCCGCGCACGAAGCGGCGGGCCGCCGAGGGCAGCCTGTCGGCGGGCACCGTGCCGCGGACGGTGACGGCGAAGCCCTCGCCGCGCGTCACGACATCGACATCCAGGCCGTCCTGGCCCAGCCGGGCCACTCGGCCGCGCTGGAAGGCGGGGTCGGCGAGCATGGTCGCCACGGTGGCCGGGTCGGCGGGGTAGGTGATGGTGACGGTCTTTCTCATAAGGCGATCCTGCCACGCGTTAGTACGATCAGACGGTGCCCTCCTTCGCCGCCGCGTCACACCGTGTCCTGTCCCTGCTGCCGGACGCGGATCGTGACTGGATCCACCAGCTCATCGCCGACTGGCAGGTCATCGCTGACATGTCCGTCTCCGACCTCGTGTTGTGGGTGCGCTCCGAGACCGGACGCTTCGTCGCCGTCGCCCACCAACGCCCCTCAACAGGCTCGACCGTCCACCTCGAGGAGGTCATCGGCCACCGCATGCCGGCCTCCCGCGAGGTCTTGGCCATTGAGGCCCTCACCTCCGGCCAGCCGCTCGTGGACGCCACGCCCCTGTGGACCGGCTCCTACGCCGTTCGCGAGGAGTACGTGCCGGTGGTGCGCGATGGCACGGCCATCGCCGTCATGACGCGCGAGACCTCGGTGGGCCTTATGCGGGGCGGGCGCCACATGGAGACGGTCCTGGGGGAGAGGGCGGACCGGCTGTGCCAGATGGTCGCCGAGGGCGCCTTCCCGATCCGCGGCGCCGGGACGGTCCTGCGTCATGGCACCCCGCGGGTGGGTGACGGCGTCGTCAGCCTGGACACCGACGGCGTTGTCCTCTTCGCCACCCCCAACGCCCACTCCTGCTTCAGGCACCTGGGCATCGTCGGCCCGCTCGACGGCCTCCAGCTGGCCGAGGCGGTCACCTCGATCATCCCGGAGAGGACACCGGTTGACGAGGCGATGGCGGTGGTCCTCATGGGGCGTCAGGCCTGGCTCACCGAGGTCGAGGTCGCCGGCGTCTTCCTGGCCATCCGCTCCATCCCCCTGACGGACGCGGGCGACAGGGCCGGCGCGGTGCTGCTCGTGCGCGATGTCACGGAGATCCGACGACGTGAGCAGGTGCTGCTCAACAAGGACGCGACGATCCGCGAGGTGCACCACCGGGTGAAGAACAACCTCCAGACGGTCTCGGCGCTGCTGCGCATGCAGGCGCGCCGGGCGACGAACGACGAGACGCGCGAGGCCCTGGCGGAGGCCGAGCGCCGCGTGGCGACGATCGCGACGGTGCACGAGGCCCTGAGCCACAACGTCGATGAGAAGGTCGACTTCGACGAGGTCTTCGAGTCGATCCTGCGGGCCGCCGCGACCGTGGCGCGTGCCCGCGGCGACGTGGCCACGCGCCTGGAGGGCACCTTCGGCACGGTGGACGCGGATGCGGCCCAGGCGCTGGCAACGGTGCTGGCCGAGCTTGTGGCCAACGCGGTCGAGCACGGCCTGGAGGACCGTGACGGGCTGGTGACGGTCAGGGCCCACCGGGAGGGTGAGGACCTGGAGGTGCGGGTGATCGACGACGGTCAGGGCTTCGAGGAGGGCACGATCCTCACCGGCCTGGGCACGCAGATCGTGCGCACGCTCGTGCGCGGAGAGCTGCGCGGCTCCATCGACTGGCACCCCGGCGAGTCGGGGCGCGGCACGGAGGTCATCGTCCGTGCGCGGCTGAAGGAGTCCTGAGGCGGGCCGGCGCCGGCCCGCCGCCCCGCGGGCTCAGGACGCGGGCTCAGGAGGAGCGGCGGGCGCGCGCGGCGCGGCGCTTGAGGGAGCGTCGCTCGTCCTCGCTCATGCCTCCCCAGACGCCGGCGTCCTGGCCGTTCTCAAGGGCCCACTTGAGGCAGGTGTCGACAACCTCGCAGCGCGCGCACACCTGCTTGGCCTCCGCGATCTGGGCGATGGCGGGACCCGTGTTACCGACCGGGAAGAAGAGCTCGGGGTCGACCGTGAGACATGCTGCCTGGCTGCGCCAGTCCATGAGGGCTCCCTTCCAGGGTGGTGATGCGTGCGGCGTCTCCCGGTGCTCCTCGACGGCGACCGGCTGAGCCGGTGCGGAGGTGGACATCAGTCAACCGCGTCCTGGGCCAACCCTCACACGCTGTCAGGGGAGGGGCAAGGGCTGAGGGACGAGACCTGCGCCGAGACCGTATCGCGATGCTCACAGCCCCGGATCCTTGACGTTTCGGCACCTGAAGGTGTGCACCTCACCAAAGGTCAGACCTTCCGGGTGGAATCCTGCCCTCGGTCATGCCCCGCAGCGACCTGGAGCGCTGTCACCTCCCCCCGCGAGACCAGGACCCCACGCCCCGGCGTCGTGGGGTGCCTGGGATCGCAGGCCGCCCGGACACTCATCCCCGCCACCTGCGCCGCGGGCCCGAAAGCGGGCCACAGCACCACCACCGCGGCCCTCGCACGCAGATCCGCCAGCGCGCCGCGGTAGGCGCCCACCGCACGCTCCGTCGTCGCCGAGGCCAGCACCCGCGCCCCCGTGGCCAGTGCCTCGTCGACTGAGGCGAGCTCCTGTGGGCCCGCCAGGTCGAGGTTGTCGACGACGAGCGGCGTCTCACCGGTGGACTCTGCCAGCGCCCGCGACAGGGAGTGCAGCGCCGTCGTCCGCCCCGACCCGTGGGGTCCGACGACGAGCACCGGCCCGTCGGGCACGCCCAGGGGTGTTGCGTCGTCACCGCCGACGGCCCACGCCCCGGGTCGTGGGACCGCCGACAGCGGGAGGGGCGCCAGCCGCACGGGGGGTGCTCCCGCGGCCGTGCAGGTGTTCTGCCTGTCGATCTCCTGAGCGCCGATGTCCTCATCTGCCAGAACCACCTGGCAGTCGAGCGTCGAGTGGCCCACCACCAGCAGGCCACGCCCCGGCCCACGCCCGCACAGACGCCCCCGCTCCACCCCGGCCATCGCCGCGCGGGCGGCGTCGTCGGCACCCAGGACGATGCGTGTGCGCAGGGGAAGCGCCCACCTGGCCCCTGAGGAGCCGAGCGAGGCCGAGACCACCAGGCCCGCGCCGGACAGGGCGCATCCACGCCGCACCGCGTCGAGCAGTGCGGCGCCCTCGGCCGGGCCGAGAACCTCCTCCACGGCCGCGACGAGCTCTTCCGCCCCGTCCAGGACGAGCACTCCGCCCAGCGCTCCCGCCGCCGCGAGGGACCACAAGCGCACCAGCCGCCGCGGGTCCTCAGTGCCGACGACGGTGCCCAGCCCCGTCCAGGCCTGCCCCACCCAGGGCCCGGGTGACCCGCACACGTGCACCTCCAGCCCGGCTGCCAGCGCGCCAACGGCGGCGCTTGTCACCGTGGTGCTGCGCCCGGAGCCCGCGGTCCCCAGGACGAGCAGGGCCTCGCCGGGATCCCAGGACCAGGTGCCCTGCGCCTGCTCCTCCGGCAGGTCCGTGACGGCCAGCAGCACCCCCGGCCCTGCCTCCGGCCCGGTTGCGCCGCGCGCGCGAGCCTCAGCGTGTGGTCCACCGACAAGGACGGCATCATTCTGGGTTGCGCCGCGCGCGCGAGCCTCGGCACGGGTCACCCGTGCCGGCAGCGGCGGTGCCCAGGGGCACCAGGCCCCCGGGGACCCGGTGGCGGCTGCCCGCAGCTCCTCCACGAGCCTCGCCACCTGCCCGGCCTCGCCCGCGTACAGGGCCTGGAGCGGCCCCTCACGCCGGGAGCCGGCCACGAGCAGGCGCCCGGGCGCGGGATCGAGCCTGGCGGCCTCCTCGTGCCCGAGCACGTCGCGCGAGTCCGCGCCGTCGAGCACCCGCAGGCACACCCTCAGCGCCGTGTTCGCCCGGACGGCGGCGCTGACGACCCCCGCCGGCCGCTGCGTGGCGAGCACCAGGTGGATGCCCAGGCTGCGTCCCTGGGCCGCGACCCGGATGAGCGCGTCCAGGACCTCCGGGTGGCTGGTGGCCAGCGCCGCGAACTCGTCGACGACGATGAGCAGACGGGACGGGCGCTCCTCCTCGGCAACGGCCGCGACATCCGCCGCGCCGTGGCGGGCCAGGACCCGCTCGCGGCGGCGCACCTCTGCGCTGAGTGAGGACAGGGCCCGCGAGGTCATCGCGTGGTCGAGGTCGGTCAGGACGCCGGCGGTATGAGGCAGCCGGGTGAGGCGCCCGAAGGCGGCGCCTCCCTTGTAGTCGATGAGGACGAGCGAGAGCCGGTGCGGCGGGTGCCCGGCCGCCAGCTGCAGGAGCCACGAGGTCAGCAGTTCCGACTTGCCCGAGCCGGTCGTGCCCGCCAGGAGGGCGTGGGGTCCGTCAGCCACGAGGTCGGTGCTCACCGGGCCGTTGGCGCCGACCCCGAGCACAGCCTTCAGGCCCGGTGCGGGCCGGCGCCAGGCCCTGCGCACGCGCTCGCGGTCGATCTCGCACAGAACCTCCTCCAGCCCTGCGCGGCGGGGCAGGGCGCGCCCGTTGTCTGCCCGGTCCGCGGCCGTCGCGCCCGGCCGGCCCACGCCGGCCATGTGGGTCACCGCCTGCCACCACGTGAAGGACAGTCGGCGGGCGTCACGCCTCCAACCGCGCGAGCCCGGGACGGCGCGCACTCGCGAGGCTGCCACCGGCGGGCCGCAGGCGCCGGAGGAGGCCAGCAGTGCCTCGCTCTTGGTGGCGCCGGTGCCCCAGACCAGGTGCACGCCGGCGTCCTCCACGTGCAGGCCCACACCCCCGCAGGCGGCGACCTGGGCCGTCCACCACCTCAGGGCCTCGAGCGCCCCAGAGCCGGTGAGGGCGAGTGCATCCCCCGCCTCGAGGGAGACAGCAGTGCGTCGGCCTCTGCGTCCGCACCAGGCCCGGGGGCCGTCCTCCGCCTGAGCTGCGGGCACGACGGCGTGGGCGCGTCGGGCCACCGCCAGCAGCAGCCCGGCCGGGTCCGGGCGCCGTCGTCGCCACCCGCACCTGCCCGTGCCCTTGCCCACGGGCAGGCCCACCGTGCTCAGCCTCATGAGACCCATGAGGAGCAGGGGCAACAGCATGAGGGAGCGTCCCCCGTAGCCCGCGCGATGGGAGGCGACAACGACTCCCACCGCCACCAGGAGAGCCAGGAGGACGAGCAGCGCGCCGAGCCGGGCCCTGCCGCGTCCGGCGCGAGGGCCCAAAGGACGCGGCACCGTCAGGTCCTCCGGTCGCCTGCGCAGCTCCAGCAGGGTGTCGCCCACCCGGAGCCGGCTGCCCGGCGGCCACCGCTGCGGCGGACGTAGGGCGCGGCGTCCCGAGGCCCGCAGGAGCGAGCGCAGGCCGTACCATCTGGCCCCGTTCGCCCCCGGTGCGTCGAGGACGCTCACGCCTCGTGCGGTGGCACGCAGCCGCAGGTGCTCGCGTGAGACGTAAGGGTCCATGAGCGCACCGCCGCGGCCGACGACGCGCTCGCCGCCATCGGGCAGGGCGAGCACGACGCCGGCGTCGGGACCGCGCAGCACCGCCAGGTGCCAGGTGCCGGCCAGGGCGGCACGGGCCTCGGCACCGGCGGCTGCACCGGCGTCGGCTCTGTCCGTCAGGAGGTCGTGAGGCATACCGGCACTGTGCCGCGAGTTCCCCTCCCCTTCCGATCGTCCGCACGGCACCTGTGGACACATGGGCACGGGGATAGCACGGAGGGGGCCTGTGGAGCCCGGTCACCCGGCTGTGACCGCCCCCGGTGCGATGATGCGTGTCGCACGCATGGGGGAGGATGTGCCCGTGAGCACCCAGACCTCCCGCCCGGCCCCCGGTCCCGCCGAGGCCCCGGCCGACGCCGCGCAGACCACCCGCCTGACCCCCGCCGAGGTCACCGAGACCGTCACGCTGCACCGTCGGCTCCGCCACGCGGCCCTGAGGGCGGACATGGTGGTGCTCAGGAGCCAGATCGAGCGCGCCCGCCACGCCTACTATGACGCCGTCGACACCCAGTCGCCCGTCTCCGACGCGCAGTACGACCGCTGGTACCGCGCGCTTGAGGATCTTGAGGCCAGGTACCCGGACCTCGTCCTGGCCCAGAGCCCCACCCGCACGGTGGGCGGCGAGGCCGCGACGGAGGCCTTCTCCCCGGTGACCCACCGCGAGCGCATGTACTCCCTCCAGGACGTCTTCAGCCTCGAGGAGGTCGAGGAGTGGGCCCAGCGCATGACCGCCGACCTCGGGGTCGAGGATGCGCAACTGACCATGACCGCAGAGGTCAAGATCGACGGCGTCGCCGTCACCCTCACCTACGAGCACGGCGTCCTCACCCGGGCCGCGACCCGCGGTGACGGGGTCACGGGCGAGGACGTCACCGCCAATGTCCGCACCATCGCCACCGTCCCGCAGCGCCTGACCACCACGGGCGCGCCACCGCGGGTCGTCGAGGTCCGCGGGGAGATCTACCTGCCGGTCGAGGCCTTCACCGAGGTCAACCGTCGACGCATGGAGGAGAACACCGCCCGCGAGGCGCGCAACGCCGCCCTCCAGGCCCAGCCGCAGGGCAGTCGGCGCAAGGAGGCGTTGCTGCCCCTGTTCGCCAACCCCCGCAACGCCGCTGCCGGCTCCCTGCGCCAGAAGGACCCCGCGGTCACCGCCGAGCGCCCCCTGGCCTTCATCGCTCACGGCGTGGGCGCCATCGAGCTGGCCGAGGGCGCCCCCCTGCCGGACTCCCAGCACGAGTGGTACTCGCTGCTCACCGAGTGGGGGCTGCCGGTGTCGCCCTACAACGCGCTTGTGCACGGGCGCACCGAGCGGGAGGACTACATCGCCCGCTACGCCGACCACCGCCACGACCTGCTTCACGAGATCGACGGCATCGTCTTCAAGGTGGACTCGCGCTCGCAGCAGGCCCGGCTCGGCCACACCTCCCGCGTGCCGCGCTGGGCGAGTGCGTACAAGTACCCGCCGGAGGAGGTGCGCACCCGCCTGCTCGACATTGACGTCCAGGTCGGGCGCACCGGGCGGGTCACTCCCTTCGGGCTTATGGAGCCCGTTCTGGTCTCCGGCTCGACCGTCTCGCGTGCCACCCTCCACAATGCCACCGAGGTCGCCCGCAAGGGCGTGCTCATCGGTGACATGGTCGTCCTGCGCAAGGCCGGCGAGATCATCCCTGAGATCGTCGGCCCCGTCCTCGAGGAGCGCGACGGTACCGAGCGCCCCTTCGTCATGCCGCAGCACTGCCCCTCCTGTGGCACGCCGCTTGCTCCCGCCAAGGAGGGCGACGTCGACCTGCGGTGCCCCAACACCCGCTCCTGCCCCGCCCAGGTGACCGAGAGGATCGCCCATATCGGCTCACGCGGGGCCTTCGACGTCGAGGGCCTGGGCGACGAGGCCGCCGTCGCCCTCACCCAGCCGGATGCCGGACGCGAGGAGGCGCTGGCGGCTCTGGCGGCCGGCCGTGTCCTGGAGACCGAGCGCGGCAGGGTCCGCCTGGACGCACAGGCGCTCACGGGCCTGCCCACCGCCGAGCATCTGGAGGTGGCCCGGGCGGCACTCGTGGCCGCCGGTGTGGGCGAGCAAGTGCCGGTGCTCACGGGCGAGGCCGGCCTGTTCGACCTCACGGCCGAGGACCTGCGCGACGTCTTCGTCTACCAGCCGGTCAGGCGGCGCGGTGAGCCGACCGGCGACTGGCGCCTGGCCCGCTTCTTCTGGTCCAAGGAGACCTACGACAAGGACGGGGCGGTGAGGAAGGAGACGGCCCCGGGCAAGAACGCCACCGCGATGCTCGCCCAGCTTGACAGTGCCAAGGCGCAGCCTCTGTGGCGGGTGCTCGTGGCCCTGTCCGTGCGTCACGTCGGCCCGACGGCGGCGCGTGCCCTCGCGGCCCGTTTCAGGTCCCTGGAGGCCCTGCGGGAGGCGAGCGCCGAGGAGCTGAGCGAGGTCGACGGCGTCGGGCCGACCATCGCCGACGCCTGGCGGTCCTGGCTGGAGGTGGACTGGCACACCGAGATCCTTGAGCGCTGGGCCGCGGCCGGGGTGCGCACCGCCGACGACGCGCCCGAGGAGGAGGTTCCCGCGACGCTGAGCGGGCTGACGATCGTCGTCACTGGCACGCTTGAGCGCTTGACCCGCGAGAGCGCGAAGGAGGCCATCGTCTCGCGCGGGGGCAAGGCGGCGGGCAGCGTCTCGAAGCGAACGAGCTACGTCGTCGTCGGGGAGAATGCCGGGTCGAAGGAGGCCAAGGCCCTCGAGCTGGGCGTGCCCGTGCTCAACGAGGAGGCTTTCGAGCGGCTGCTGGCCGCTGGACCGCAGGCACTGGACGCGCAGGGCGAGGTCGGCTAGCTCAGGCTGCCGTGCCGGTGACGGGGCCGGACGGGGCTGGTCCGTCAACAGGCCGGTCAGTCGCTGCGGCCGGGCCATAGTGGCCCTAGTGGGCCGGTCGGGGCCGCTCAGTAGTGGCCCAGGGCGTCGAGAGGGTCGCCGTCCTCACCGAGGGGCCGGTTGGGGCCGCTCAGTAGTGGCTGACGACCGTGGTGCCGATCTCGGCCCAGTTGTAGATCCAGTAGGCCTCGCTCACGGGCATGTTGACGCACCCGTGAGATGCCGAGTAGCCGAAGCTGGAGCGCCAGGGGGCGCCGTGGAAGGCGTAGCCACTGTAGAAGTAGCTGACCCACGGCACGTCCTCCGAGCGGTAGCGGGTGCCGTCGACGTTGTCGCCCTCCATCGTCTGCGAGGTGTACTGCAGGTAGACGTGGTAGGTGCCCGTGACCGTCGGGGTCTCGGCGGCGCCGTCGACCATGGAGATCGGTCCGCGCACGACGGTGGCGCCCTCATAGGCCGTCACGGTCTTGTTGGAGAGGTTGACGTCCACCCACTTCTCGCCGGGGGCTGCCTGGTAGACGAGGTTCTCCGCGCCGTCGGCGATGAGGCGGTCGGTCCAGGAGGCCTTGACGACCTCGGTGGTGAAGTCGCCCGTGTAGGGTCGGCCGGCGTTGAGGGCCTCGACGAGTGCGGTGGTGATCGCCTCGGCGTTCGTCACCTTGTTGCCGTCGACGGCCTCGACGCTGGTGGCGACGACGTCACCGCGGGAGTTGACGTTGCGCACGCCATCCGTGGGTGCGTCCCCGGCGGCATCGCTGGAGGCGGTGACCCACTGCGAGACCTTGGTGGCGTCGACGCGGGCAGTCAGGGCGGTGCCGTCTGCGGTGGGCGTGACGGTGACCCAGGAGGCCTGGGTGGTGGCGTCCGGGGTCCACGTCTGGCCCCGGGGGTCGGTGCTGTCGGTGATGGCCACGGGCTGGGAGGCGAGGACACCGGCCTGCTCAGCGGCCCGGGCGGCCTCGTCGTCGGTGATCTCGGGGACCTGGGAAGAGTAGGTGAGGGTCACGCTCTGGGAGGTGAGGGTGCTCGCCGCCTCCTGCGCCGCCCTGGCGGCCTCGGCGGAGTCCAGGCTCACGCCCTCGACGGCGGGGGTCGTGATGAAGGTGAGTCCGTCCGGTCCGAGCCTGACCGTGGCGTTGGTGGCCACGGACTCGTTGCT from Actinomyces respiraculi carries:
- the ligA gene encoding NAD-dependent DNA ligase LigA; the encoded protein is MRADMVVLRSQIERARHAYYDAVDTQSPVSDAQYDRWYRALEDLEARYPDLVLAQSPTRTVGGEAATEAFSPVTHRERMYSLQDVFSLEEVEEWAQRMTADLGVEDAQLTMTAEVKIDGVAVTLTYEHGVLTRAATRGDGVTGEDVTANVRTIATVPQRLTTTGAPPRVVEVRGEIYLPVEAFTEVNRRRMEENTAREARNAALQAQPQGSRRKEALLPLFANPRNAAAGSLRQKDPAVTAERPLAFIAHGVGAIELAEGAPLPDSQHEWYSLLTEWGLPVSPYNALVHGRTEREDYIARYADHRHDLLHEIDGIVFKVDSRSQQARLGHTSRVPRWASAYKYPPEEVRTRLLDIDVQVGRTGRVTPFGLMEPVLVSGSTVSRATLHNATEVARKGVLIGDMVVLRKAGEIIPEIVGPVLEERDGTERPFVMPQHCPSCGTPLAPAKEGDVDLRCPNTRSCPAQVTERIAHIGSRGAFDVEGLGDEAAVALTQPDAGREEALAALAAGRVLETERGRVRLDAQALTGLPTAEHLEVARAALVAAGVGEQVPVLTGEAGLFDLTAEDLRDVFVYQPVRRRGEPTGDWRLARFFWSKETYDKDGAVRKETAPGKNATAMLAQLDSAKAQPLWRVLVALSVRHVGPTAARALAARFRSLEALREASAEELSEVDGVGPTIADAWRSWLEVDWHTEILERWAAAGVRTADDAPEEEVPATLSGLTIVVTGTLERLTRESAKEAIVSRGGKAAGSVSKRTSYVVVGENAGSKEAKALELGVPVLNEEAFERLLAAGPQALDAQGEVG
- a CDS encoding FtsK/SpoIIIE domain-containing protein, with translation MPHDLLTDRADAGAAAGAEARAALAGTWHLAVLRGPDAGVVLALPDGGERVVGRGGALMDPYVSREHLRLRATARGVSVLDAPGANGARWYGLRSLLRASGRRALRPPQRWPPGSRLRVGDTLLELRRRPEDLTVPRPLGPRAGRGRARLGALLVLLALLVAVGVVVASHRAGYGGRSLMLLPLLLMGLMRLSTVGLPVGKGTGRCGWRRRRPDPAGLLLAVARRAHAVVPAAQAEDGPRAWCGRRGRRTAVSLEAGDALALTGSGALEALRWWTAQVAACGGVGLHVEDAGVHLVWGTGATKSEALLASSGACGPPVAASRVRAVPGSRGWRRDARRLSFTWWQAVTHMAGVGRPGATAADRADNGRALPRRAGLEEVLCEIDRERVRRAWRRPAPGLKAVLGVGANGPVSTDLVADGPHALLAGTTGSGKSELLTSWLLQLAAGHPPHRLSLVLIDYKGGAAFGRLTRLPHTAGVLTDLDHAMTSRALSSLSAEVRRRERVLARHGAADVAAVAEEERPSRLLIVVDEFAALATSHPEVLDALIRVAAQGRSLGIHLVLATQRPAGVVSAAVRANTALRVCLRVLDGADSRDVLGHEEAARLDPAPGRLLVAGSRREGPLQALYAGEAGQVARLVEELRAAATGSPGAWCPWAPPLPARVTRAEARARGATQNDAVLVGGPHAEARARGATGPEAGPGVLLAVTDLPEEQAQGTWSWDPGEALLVLGTAGSGRSTTVTSAAVGALAAGLEVHVCGSPGPWVGQAWTGLGTVVGTEDPRRLVRLWSLAAAGALGGVLVLDGAEELVAAVEEVLGPAEGAALLDAVRRGCALSGAGLVVSASLGSSGARWALPLRTRIVLGADDAARAAMAGVERGRLCGRGPGRGLLVVGHSTLDCQVVLADEDIGAQEIDRQNTCTAAGAPPVRLAPLPLSAVPRPGAWAVGGDDATPLGVPDGPVLVVGPHGSGRTTALHSLSRALAESTGETPLVVDNLDLAGPQELASVDEALATGARVLASATTERAVGAYRGALADLRARAAVVVLWPAFGPAAQVAGMSVRAACDPRHPTTPGRGVLVSRGEVTALQVAAGHDRGQDSTRKV
- a CDS encoding L,D-transpeptidase, which gives rise to MRDEELRADGTKQALEGVETAVMSTPYGTTTATVPRAPVLPAPEEAAPAQPAPEEPAAETPAEETTVLAATQEAPTEAATVLVAAEEPAAETPAEETTVLTTAQVAAAEPTPETTGAQAATQVAAVLAVAQKADAQTSPAAAPDRRTRRRWPLWVAAACLLVLVGVGTSGYAYAAYYADKAVPGTTVVGRDVAGMTRAQISELVSGLAQQTTVSVTGDVEATASLSDLGTTVDADATADAALAASSDVVGRFRALFEDNPIDVVTTSDPTAAEAYTTALIPSNESVATNATVRLGPDGLTFITTPAVEGVSLDSAEAARAAQEAASTLTSQSVTLTYSSQVPEITDDEAARAAEQAGVLASQPVAITDSTDPRGQTWTPDATTQASWVTVTPTADGTALTARVDATKVSQWVTASSDAAGDAPTDGVRNVNSRGDVVATSVEAVDGNKVTNAEAITTALVEALNAGRPYTGDFTTEVVKASWTDRLIADGAENLVYQAAPGEKWVDVNLSNKTVTAYEGATVVRGPISMVDGAAETPTVTGTYHVYLQYTSQTMEGDNVDGTRYRSEDVPWVSYFYSGYAFHGAPWRSSFGYSASHGCVNMPVSEAYWIYNWAEIGTTVVSHY